From Verrucomicrobia bacterium S94, the proteins below share one genomic window:
- a CDS encoding M48 family peptidase has translation MKSNAQHEYILAFGNRRIPYRLVREERKRYRITITPDMRVTVSAPKQATDAQIETMLNGKKRWIVRKLDLVESFIPLPAPLRYVSGETIRYIGRQYRLKVESSEQYSAKLKGKYLEICVTDKNDFEAIKGMVDKWYQTRAEEIFKRYMATCEKIAGRHDIPPATFVLRKMQTRWGSCSSKGRIILNTHLIQAPVHCIEYVIMHELCHLKHHNHSPAFYRLLTRCMPDWKQRKALLDRIALPQS, from the coding sequence ATGAAAAGTAATGCGCAACATGAGTATATTTTGGCGTTCGGTAACCGACGGATTCCCTATCGTCTGGTACGCGAAGAGCGCAAGCGTTACCGCATTACGATTACACCGGATATGCGGGTAACGGTGTCGGCCCCCAAACAGGCAACGGACGCACAGATTGAGACCATGCTGAATGGCAAAAAAAGGTGGATCGTTCGAAAGCTCGATCTCGTCGAATCGTTCATCCCCCTGCCCGCCCCCCTCCGTTATGTGAGCGGGGAAACGATCCGCTATATAGGGAGGCAATACCGACTTAAAGTCGAGAGCAGCGAGCAGTATTCCGCCAAATTGAAAGGGAAATATCTCGAGATTTGCGTGACCGACAAAAACGATTTCGAAGCCATCAAGGGGATGGTTGACAAGTGGTATCAAACACGTGCGGAAGAAATCTTCAAACGGTATATGGCTACGTGTGAAAAAATTGCCGGCCGGCATGACATTCCTCCTGCAACGTTTGTTCTCCGCAAGATGCAGACACGCTGGGGAAGCTGCAGCAGCAAAGGGCGCATTATCTTAAACACTCATTTGATTCAGGCACCTGTTCATTGTATTGAATATGTAATCATGCACGAACTCTGCCATCTCAAACACCACAACCACTCACCGGCCTTTTACCGCCTGCTCACCCGATGCATGCCGGACTGGAAACAACGGAAAGCGCTGCTGGATCGGATTGCGTTGCCACAAAGCTAA
- a CDS encoding restriction endonuclease subunit S → MTTDRNENRPGYKETKIGWIPEEWEAVTVREKATKIGSGITPRGGKSVYLDEGIPFIRSQNVQAGYFEPKDLQYISNEQNDKMASSEVKPKDILYNITGASIGRACLFPTEIGTANVNQHVCIVRLKANECNPSFAVRVMNSDIAKKHLYENQAGGGREGLNFQNLGNYRIPLPPLPEQEKIAEVLGCWDEGIQTLEDLIEQKRLRKKGLMQQLLTGKKRLPGFSEDWKTVKLGTIASIPKKQKLESVEGKSLLTVKLHCLGIEKNENTRPKLSEKGRPYFKRMAGEFLIGRQNFHNGGFGIVPKSLDGLIASNAITTLKIDQTKVCKNFLLMTFSNPDYYKRVGHRMDGTGQKELSEKEILTLDIPYPPLEEQKAISAVLRTADEEIALLEAELDALRKQKKGLMQKLLTGEVRCPEFRTAV, encoded by the coding sequence ATGACGACCGACCGAAATGAAAACAGACCGGGCTATAAGGAAACCAAGATTGGGTGGATTCCTGAGGAGTGGGAGGCAGTAACGGTCCGAGAAAAAGCCACAAAAATTGGCAGTGGTATTACACCAAGAGGAGGAAAAAGCGTTTATTTGGACGAAGGCATTCCCTTCATCCGAAGTCAAAATGTTCAAGCAGGATATTTTGAACCCAAAGATCTTCAATACATCTCCAACGAGCAAAATGACAAGATGGCCTCTTCAGAAGTGAAGCCTAAGGATATTTTATACAACATTACTGGAGCCTCAATTGGCAGAGCATGCCTATTTCCTACTGAAATCGGAACAGCCAATGTCAACCAGCATGTCTGCATTGTAAGACTGAAGGCAAACGAGTGTAACCCCTCATTTGCAGTTCGGGTGATGAATAGTGACATTGCCAAAAAGCACTTATATGAAAACCAAGCCGGAGGGGGACGCGAGGGCCTAAACTTCCAGAACCTCGGAAATTATAGAATCCCCCTCCCCCCTCTCCCCGAGCAGGAGAAGATTGCGGAGGTGCTGGGGTGCTGGGATGAGGGGATCCAGACCTTGGAAGATTTGATCGAGCAGAAGCGGCTGCGCAAAAAGGGACTGATGCAGCAACTGCTGACCGGTAAAAAACGGTTACCCGGTTTTTCCGAGGATTGGAAAACTGTAAAACTGGGAACAATTGCGAGCATTCCAAAAAAGCAGAAACTTGAATCAGTAGAAGGTAAATCTCTTCTCACCGTAAAACTGCATTGCCTTGGCATTGAGAAGAATGAAAACACCCGGCCCAAGTTATCAGAAAAAGGGCGCCCCTATTTTAAGCGAATGGCCGGCGAATTTCTTATTGGCCGCCAAAATTTTCATAACGGCGGATTCGGAATTGTTCCTAAAAGCCTAGACGGGTTAATCGCATCAAACGCCATTACAACGCTCAAAATTGACCAGACAAAAGTGTGCAAGAACTTTCTCCTAATGACATTCTCCAACCCCGACTATTACAAACGTGTAGGTCACAGGATGGACGGCACAGGGCAAAAAGAGCTGTCTGAGAAGGAAATCCTGACGCTAGACATCCCATATCCCCCGCTCGAAGAACAAAAAGCAATCTCAGCGGTGCTGAGAACGGCAGATGAGGAGATTGCACTGCTGGAAGCGGAGCTGGATGCGCTACGGAAGCAGAAGAAGGGATTGATGCAGAAGCTGCTGACGGGGGAAGTGCGGTGCCCGGAGTTCCGGACAGCGGTTTAA
- a CDS encoding IS110 family transposase: MLNVLKKEITAIEKRIRELIKSDESLSACLSCLTAIKGVGEVSAWMIMAFLGEITMLSRNELVALAGVAPYNRDSGRFKGKRKIKGGRAKVRKALYMATRTAAMYNPVIKAYTDGLQSRGKPYKCAMVAGMRKMLIHMQSELRKAEIKVEL; encoded by the coding sequence ATGCTCAATGTCCTGAAAAAAGAAATCACAGCCATTGAGAAGCGCATCCGGGAACTGATCAAATCCGATGAGAGTCTGTCGGCCTGTTTATCCTGTCTCACTGCCATCAAAGGCGTTGGCGAAGTTAGCGCATGGATGATCATGGCCTTCCTCGGTGAAATCACGATGCTCAGCAGAAATGAACTCGTTGCTCTCGCCGGCGTTGCCCCCTACAACAGAGACAGCGGCAGATTTAAAGGAAAACGAAAAATCAAAGGCGGGCGTGCGAAGGTCAGAAAAGCTCTGTATATGGCGACCAGAACTGCAGCGATGTATAATCCTGTAATCAAAGCCTATACCGATGGACTCCAATCGCGCGGGAAACCCTATAAATGTGCAATGGTCGCAGGGATGAGGAAAATGCTCATCCACATGCAGTCCGAACTTAGAAAAGCAGAAATAAAGGTTGAGTTATGA
- a CDS encoding PAS domain S-box protein produces MAAVNSMNRFSVIFAVSGITGAVRCADAAEVADAGLLQAGITGPVLLSICAFFITALLIRVKKLRSALTEKTEALNKSVNHIELMGDHLPNVTIFQLMQSKDGTYAFTHLSQGCEQILGLDHEQILADARLIYDHVYEDDLPSLNAALEASRTGSSIQLELRVLDNDGNLKWLYISAVPNHEKDKLIWDGLIQDISLNKRVEDALIEENRNFQNLFETIDDLLLVCDLEGRLLHTNPSVSKRLNYSRDELREMSIFELYPEEARDEVYRIMAYMQTERSTTANMPLQIKHGGCIPVEMSIFQGFWKNRKAVFGVARDIAGRQQAENALRKSQRMLQLIMDSIPMSVFWKDKDSIYLGCNKTFIRECGLKSLDDVVGQTPYDLFDPKQALSVVERDQDVIRNNHPIYNFTQSHTRADGSIGWREISKIPLRDEEGRAVGVLDVWRDVTEQNRAEERLKRTLEDMERFNQLMRGRERRTLELKAEVNVLLQQLGQFKKYRTTTEDL; encoded by the coding sequence ATGGCAGCGGTTAACTCAATGAACAGATTCAGCGTGATTTTTGCAGTATCCGGAATTACGGGGGCCGTCCGGTGTGCAGATGCGGCGGAAGTGGCGGATGCCGGATTATTGCAGGCCGGCATAACCGGCCCCGTGCTGCTTTCCATATGTGCCTTTTTCATCACTGCACTGCTGATCCGGGTGAAAAAACTTCGCTCTGCTCTTACCGAAAAAACCGAAGCATTGAACAAAAGTGTAAATCATATTGAGCTGATGGGAGATCATCTGCCGAATGTAACCATCTTCCAGCTGATGCAATCCAAAGATGGAACGTATGCATTCACTCACCTGAGTCAGGGATGTGAACAGATCCTCGGACTGGATCACGAGCAGATTCTGGCCGATGCCCGCCTGATCTACGACCACGTTTATGAAGACGATCTGCCCAGTCTGAACGCGGCGCTTGAGGCCTCCCGTACCGGCTCCTCCATTCAACTTGAACTGCGTGTGCTGGATAATGATGGAAATCTTAAATGGCTGTATATCAGTGCCGTACCGAATCATGAAAAAGACAAACTGATCTGGGACGGATTGATACAGGATATCTCGTTGAACAAGCGCGTTGAGGATGCCCTCATAGAGGAAAACCGGAATTTTCAGAATCTGTTTGAAACCATTGACGATCTACTGCTGGTCTGCGACCTCGAAGGACGCCTTCTGCACACCAACCCGTCTGTCAGTAAACGGCTGAATTATTCACGTGATGAACTCCGGGAGATGAGCATCTTTGAACTCTATCCGGAAGAAGCACGCGACGAAGTCTACCGAATCATGGCCTACATGCAGACAGAACGTTCAACCACGGCCAATATGCCGTTACAGATCAAACACGGCGGCTGTATACCGGTTGAAATGAGCATTTTTCAGGGATTCTGGAAAAACCGCAAGGCGGTTTTCGGTGTTGCCCGCGATATTGCCGGACGGCAGCAGGCCGAAAATGCGCTGCGCAAATCCCAACGTATGCTGCAGCTGATTATGGACTCCATTCCCATGTCGGTTTTCTGGAAAGACAAAGATTCCATCTATCTTGGCTGCAATAAAACCTTTATCCGGGAATGCGGGCTGAAATCGCTTGATGATGTTGTGGGCCAGACGCCTTATGACCTGTTTGATCCCAAACAGGCCCTGTCAGTCGTCGAACGCGACCAGGATGTTATTCGGAATAACCATCCGATCTATAATTTCACGCAATCCCATACCCGCGCCGACGGCAGCATCGGATGGCGGGAAATAAGTAAAATCCCTCTGAGGGACGAAGAAGGCCGCGCCGTTGGAGTTCTCGACGTCTGGCGCGATGTCACTGAACAGAACCGGGCCGAAGAACGGCTCAAGCGAACGCTCGAAGATATGGAACGATTCAATCAGCTCATGCGCGGCCGGGAGCGCAGAACTCTGGAACTGAAAGCCGAAGTGAATGTGCTGCTTCAGCAGCTCGGCCAGTTTAAAAAATACCGAACCACAACGGAAGACCTCTGA
- a CDS encoding septum formation inhibitor Maf — protein MHNYPNLGKLILGSASPRRSELLASLGVKFEVRIPDIDETPVANEAPRTYAERMAAEKAAAVPADSDETVIAADTIVVLDDQILGKPRDSDQAFDMLSALSGRTHQVITAVGIRRGKEMNVFSVTTQVIFRILAEQEIIDYIASGCPMDKAGAYAIQGGALHMVKAISGSYTNVVGLPLCEVHEALISL, from the coding sequence ATGCATAATTATCCGAATCTTGGCAAACTGATCCTCGGCAGCGCATCGCCACGCCGAAGCGAACTGCTGGCGTCTCTGGGCGTGAAGTTTGAGGTCCGTATTCCCGACATTGACGAAACCCCTGTGGCGAACGAAGCACCCCGCACCTATGCCGAAAGAATGGCAGCGGAAAAGGCGGCGGCCGTTCCTGCGGACTCCGACGAAACCGTCATCGCTGCAGATACCATTGTCGTACTGGATGATCAGATCCTCGGGAAACCCCGGGACAGCGACCAGGCATTTGATATGCTTTCCGCTCTTTCCGGCCGCACACACCAGGTCATCACGGCGGTCGGCATCCGCAGGGGAAAAGAGATGAACGTTTTCTCCGTGACGACGCAGGTTATTTTCCGAATACTGGCAGAACAGGAAATCATAGATTACATTGCATCCGGCTGTCCGATGGATAAGGCGGGCGCATATGCGATTCAGGGTGGAGCCCTTCATATGGTAAAAGCAATATCCGGATCATACACCAATGTGGTCGGTCTGCCCCTTTGCGAAGTCCATGAAGCATTGATTTCACTTTAA
- a CDS encoding type I restriction endonuclease subunit R, with translation MMSEELPKYEATPSYLEAVQSQLPALQLLINMGWTYLSPEECVELRNGRLSTALLEPVLLEHIRENCRYDFKGCTHAFSENAIQAAVQELKNIQATGATFQNEEVYDLLCLGTSQPQTVEGDTKSFDLKFIDWQNPENNSYHCTAEFKVERVGQSKHYIPDIVLFVNGIPVVVAECKRAAYTDPNKKPIDLAIAQLGDYQQSDGIPQVFLTSQLLLALARDKAEYGTTGTPRKFWSRWREEGIDDEIRDLIGITLPDDQQVKLLDGPFASNKHAFMKLLKEGRFVYEQDRTLYGMCRPDRLLRLIFQFILYDNGLKKIARYQQYFTVIDILKRVTAGPEGEPRTGGVVWHTQGSGKSLTMVMLAKALALSEKIRNPRIILVTDRIDLDDQIYGTFKACNLKAEQARTGSHLIEMLQDGKRHIITTLINKFAAATARSSIEVDHNTFVLVDESHRSNYSEHHARMKLALKGACFIGFSGTPLAKDPKKNTFAKFGEMFKPPYTIARAVEDKAVLPLIYEARHVPQPVQKEAIDGWFERLTSHLTEAERADLKKKYSSEKQLNKAAQKIRMVAWDVSLHYAMAYQGTGLKGQLVAPDKEAARLYKKMLDEFGMVTSEVLVSGPGTHEGESKNPEASAEEKAFWTAMMDRYGSEQKYNKQLINAFKKSEEPEIIIVVDKLLTGFDAPCNTVLYLARTLKDHTLLQAIARVNRLYEGKEFGLIMDYSGVIENLDEAIDFYTHLADYKHEDLVNTVSFISDETKKLPQLHSDLWELFTSVKGSTDTEVYQEHLRDDERRAKFYERFSAFARAMALALASTTFLEQTEEEQINIYKKDLKFFRNLRAEASIRFQERVDFSEYEPKIRKLLDTHVGAGDVEQLIEPIDLLNTEQREEVLNKEGRSAESKADMIASATRHTIEKEFEKDPAFFTKFSKLLEDVLEALHEKRLKAAEALAQIKDIAVKVATHTGDDVPEQLVGHDMARRYYGTVQEEIKEYVTAKPDAGATIALEVVRRLEPHKVRDWTNNTDALNAMRREIDDIFFEVADEFKLKFPLELQDKLIDKCLEIAIANEK, from the coding sequence ATGATGTCAGAAGAACTCCCGAAATATGAAGCGACCCCAAGCTACCTGGAGGCGGTGCAGTCACAGTTACCGGCCCTGCAACTGCTCATCAACATGGGCTGGACATATCTGAGCCCGGAGGAGTGTGTGGAGCTGCGCAACGGGCGGCTGAGCACGGCCCTGCTCGAACCGGTGCTGCTTGAGCACATCCGGGAAAATTGCCGGTATGATTTTAAGGGATGCACACATGCATTTTCCGAAAACGCGATCCAGGCGGCGGTGCAGGAACTCAAAAATATTCAGGCCACCGGGGCGACGTTCCAGAATGAGGAGGTTTACGACCTCCTCTGCCTGGGAACGAGCCAGCCGCAGACAGTCGAAGGCGACACGAAGAGCTTTGATCTGAAATTCATCGATTGGCAGAACCCGGAAAACAACAGCTACCACTGCACGGCGGAGTTTAAGGTTGAGCGGGTCGGGCAGTCGAAGCACTATATTCCCGATATTGTGCTTTTTGTGAATGGCATTCCCGTGGTGGTGGCGGAATGCAAGCGGGCGGCCTATACCGATCCGAACAAGAAGCCGATTGATCTGGCGATTGCCCAGCTCGGGGATTATCAGCAGAGCGACGGCATCCCGCAGGTGTTCCTGACCTCGCAGCTTTTGCTGGCACTGGCGCGCGATAAAGCGGAATACGGAACGACAGGCACCCCGCGCAAGTTCTGGAGCCGGTGGCGCGAAGAAGGCATTGATGATGAAATCCGGGATCTGATCGGCATCACACTGCCGGATGACCAGCAAGTAAAACTGCTCGATGGACCGTTTGCCTCCAACAAACACGCATTTATGAAATTGCTCAAGGAAGGCCGCTTTGTCTACGAGCAGGATCGAACCCTTTACGGCATGTGCCGGCCGGACCGGTTGCTGAGGCTGATATTTCAGTTTATCCTCTACGACAACGGACTGAAAAAGATTGCCCGTTATCAACAATACTTCACCGTGATCGATATTCTAAAGCGGGTGACCGCCGGGCCGGAAGGCGAACCGCGAACCGGCGGTGTGGTCTGGCATACCCAGGGCAGTGGAAAATCGCTTACGATGGTGATGTTGGCAAAGGCACTGGCCTTGTCGGAAAAGATCAGGAATCCGCGCATTATTCTGGTGACCGACCGTATCGACCTGGACGATCAGATTTACGGCACATTCAAGGCGTGCAACCTGAAGGCGGAACAGGCGCGCACCGGCTCACACCTGATTGAGATGCTGCAGGACGGAAAGCGGCACATCATCACCACGCTCATTAATAAATTTGCGGCAGCGACCGCCCGGTCTTCTATTGAGGTGGACCATAATACCTTTGTGCTGGTGGATGAAAGCCACCGGAGCAATTACAGTGAACACCATGCCCGCATGAAACTGGCGCTTAAAGGTGCCTGTTTTATCGGCTTTTCCGGTACCCCGCTGGCCAAAGACCCGAAAAAGAACACCTTTGCCAAGTTCGGCGAGATGTTTAAACCGCCCTACACCATTGCGCGGGCCGTTGAGGATAAAGCGGTACTTCCGCTGATTTACGAGGCACGGCACGTTCCCCAACCGGTGCAGAAAGAGGCTATCGATGGCTGGTTTGAACGGCTGACAAGCCATCTGACCGAGGCCGAACGGGCCGACCTGAAAAAGAAGTACTCATCCGAAAAACAACTGAATAAGGCGGCGCAGAAAATCCGGATGGTGGCCTGGGATGTGAGCCTGCACTATGCCATGGCTTATCAGGGAACCGGCCTGAAAGGCCAGCTGGTCGCTCCCGATAAGGAAGCGGCCCGGCTCTATAAAAAAATGCTGGATGAATTCGGCATGGTGACCAGCGAAGTGCTGGTTTCCGGTCCCGGCACCCATGAAGGCGAAAGTAAGAACCCGGAAGCCAGTGCTGAAGAAAAAGCGTTCTGGACGGCCATGATGGATCGATACGGCTCCGAACAGAAATACAACAAACAACTTATCAATGCCTTTAAAAAGTCCGAGGAGCCGGAAATCATCATTGTGGTGGATAAACTGCTGACCGGATTCGATGCACCCTGCAACACCGTGCTTTACCTGGCCCGGACCCTGAAGGACCATACCCTGCTGCAGGCCATTGCCCGTGTAAACCGCCTTTACGAGGGCAAGGAGTTCGGACTGATTATGGACTACAGCGGGGTCATCGAAAACCTGGACGAAGCCATCGATTTTTATACTCACCTTGCCGACTACAAACACGAGGATCTGGTCAACACCGTCTCCTTTATTTCCGACGAAACCAAAAAGCTGCCGCAACTGCATTCCGACCTTTGGGAATTGTTCACTTCTGTAAAGGGCAGTACAGACACTGAAGTTTATCAGGAGCATCTGCGCGATGATGAGCGTAGAGCAAAATTCTATGAACGATTCAGTGCATTCGCGCGGGCCATGGCCCTGGCACTCGCCTCAACGACGTTCCTTGAACAGACGGAGGAAGAGCAGATCAATATCTACAAAAAGGATCTGAAGTTTTTCCGCAACCTGCGTGCCGAAGCCTCGATCCGGTTTCAAGAGCGGGTTGATTTTTCGGAGTATGAGCCGAAAATCCGAAAACTGCTTGATACGCACGTTGGAGCCGGTGATGTGGAGCAGCTCATCGAACCCATCGACCTGCTGAATACCGAACAACGCGAAGAAGTGCTGAACAAAGAGGGCCGGAGTGCGGAATCCAAAGCCGACATGATTGCCTCCGCAACCCGGCACACCATAGAAAAGGAGTTCGAAAAAGATCCGGCCTTTTTCACCAAATTTTCCAAGCTGCTGGAAGACGTATTAGAAGCTCTTCATGAGAAACGTCTGAAGGCCGCGGAAGCGTTGGCCCAAATTAAGGATATTGCCGTCAAGGTGGCCACGCATACCGGTGATGATGTGCCCGAGCAACTGGTCGGACATGATATGGCTCGGCGCTATTACGGTACCGTACAGGAAGAAATCAAAGAATACGTCACCGCCAAACCGGATGCAGGTGCAACGATTGCTCTTGAAGTGGTGAGGCGTCTGGAACCGCACAAAGTGAGGGACTGGACGAATAACACCGATGCGCTCAATGCGATGCGCCGCGAAATCGATGACATTTTTTTCGAGGTTGCAGATGAATTCAAACTGAAATTTCCGCTGGAACTGCAGGACAAGCTGATCGACAAATGCCTGGAAATTGCCATCGCCAATGAAAAGTAA
- a CDS encoding DUF3800 domain-containing protein — MNRRSSSAIAVRIWITGPVQKSSSKEVTMEKTINVYCDESCHLPNDESNAMVLGALWTYKSRAAEHNAAIAALKKKHGLSRYFEIKWTKVSGGKLPFYLDLVDYFFSQPAMGFRAWVIPDKSILRHEDYRQTHDDWYYKMYFYLLRNLIWRDHHYEIYMDIKDTRSRKRLQEMQAYLHNAKYDFSRDMIRNIQHVHSHDIGLMQLSDLLIGALSYKFRKQTGSTARLQIIERIKEKSGHQLEMNTLPSEKKFNLCIWTPNSGGFENA; from the coding sequence ATGAACAGAAGATCATCATCGGCCATTGCGGTCCGCATCTGGATAACCGGACCAGTTCAAAAATCAAGTAGTAAGGAAGTCACAATGGAAAAGACAATCAATGTGTATTGCGACGAGAGCTGCCATCTGCCGAACGATGAGTCGAATGCCATGGTGCTGGGCGCTCTATGGACATACAAAAGCCGAGCGGCGGAACATAACGCAGCCATTGCGGCCCTGAAAAAGAAACACGGGTTGTCGCGCTACTTTGAAATAAAATGGACGAAGGTGTCCGGCGGAAAACTCCCTTTCTATCTGGATCTGGTCGATTATTTTTTTTCCCAGCCGGCTATGGGATTTCGGGCCTGGGTGATTCCCGACAAATCCATTCTGCGGCATGAGGATTACAGGCAGACGCACGATGACTGGTACTACAAAATGTATTTTTATCTGCTGCGCAACCTGATCTGGCGCGATCACCATTATGAGATCTACATGGACATTAAAGACACGCGCAGTCGCAAACGCCTCCAGGAAATGCAGGCGTATTTGCACAATGCAAAATACGATTTTTCGCGCGATATGATCCGCAATATTCAGCATGTTCACTCACATGACATCGGCCTCATGCAGCTTTCCGATCTCTTAATCGGAGCACTTTCCTACAAATTCCGAAAACAAACAGGCAGCACGGCCAGGCTGCAGATTATCGAACGCATCAAAGAAAAATCCGGACACCAACTTGAAATGAACACCCTGCCCTCGGAGAAAAAATTCAACCTCTGTATCTGGACTCCTAACAGCGGAGGGTTTGAAAATGCCTGA
- a CDS encoding pyridine nucleotide-disulfide oxidoreductase produces the protein MKGSKMEMNSEKTWRCSICGYLHYGDQAPETCPICDAKPEDFKEIETTVRPERRNPGHERVVIIGAGIAGVSAAETIREHAPDAEIILLSKEKGLPYWRLNLTRMLAGDFQDKNLPLHAAAWYEERNIDLRDGVSVTRILLTEKAVELESGDTIQFDKLIVATGSHPFIPPIPGADLDHVFAVRTADDVRQILNVIHEGSRVVCIGGGILGLETAAALAKQKTDVTVLESFDYIMPLQLNPEGSEVMRAHLGRMNVKVVTQAQADCLIGDGHVTGVHLKRGQLIPADVVVITAGDRANSELLEDAGLMVKKGVLVDNFLRTSNPDIYAVGDVAEHDGVRYGAWAPAMYMGKIAGMNAAGVPTEFGGIPRSHMIKVVGKPMLSIGVITPVDGSYRMIEDYADGGYRMFMLRDGRFVGCLLLGKMKLLKPVRKAIQARLDLKAMLTSETTAQDIADFLTAF, from the coding sequence ATGAAAGGATCGAAGATGGAAATGAATTCGGAAAAGACGTGGCGTTGTTCAATCTGCGGTTATCTGCATTATGGCGATCAGGCACCGGAAACCTGCCCGATCTGCGATGCCAAACCGGAGGATTTTAAGGAGATAGAGACGACGGTCCGGCCTGAACGCAGAAATCCGGGACATGAACGGGTGGTGATTATCGGGGCCGGTATTGCCGGGGTTTCGGCGGCGGAGACGATTCGAGAACACGCCCCGGATGCGGAAATTATTCTGCTTTCTAAGGAGAAGGGCCTGCCCTATTGGAGGCTGAACCTGACGCGTATGCTGGCGGGGGATTTTCAGGACAAGAATCTGCCGCTGCATGCGGCAGCATGGTATGAAGAGCGGAATATTGATCTGCGCGACGGTGTATCGGTCACCCGAATTCTGCTGACAGAAAAAGCGGTTGAACTGGAGTCCGGCGATACCATCCAGTTTGATAAACTGATTGTTGCCACGGGATCGCACCCGTTTATTCCGCCGATTCCGGGAGCGGATCTGGATCATGTTTTTGCGGTACGGACGGCTGATGATGTGCGCCAGATCCTGAATGTCATTCATGAGGGTTCGCGGGTGGTCTGCATCGGCGGGGGTATTCTGGGGCTGGAAACGGCGGCGGCACTGGCAAAACAGAAAACGGATGTGACGGTACTGGAGTCGTTTGATTACATTATGCCATTACAGCTCAATCCGGAAGGCAGCGAAGTGATGCGGGCGCATCTTGGCCGAATGAATGTGAAGGTGGTGACCCAGGCGCAGGCGGACTGCCTGATTGGCGATGGTCATGTGACGGGGGTTCATCTGAAACGTGGACAACTGATTCCGGCGGATGTGGTGGTGATCACTGCGGGAGACCGGGCCAACTCGGAACTGCTGGAGGACGCCGGGCTGATGGTGAAAAAGGGCGTGCTGGTGGATAATTTTCTGCGGACGTCGAATCCGGATATCTATGCGGTGGGGGACGTGGCGGAACACGATGGTGTACGCTACGGCGCCTGGGCTCCGGCGATGTATATGGGTAAAATTGCGGGAATGAATGCGGCCGGTGTTCCGACGGAATTCGGCGGCATCCCGCGTTCGCACATGATTAAAGTGGTTGGAAAGCCGATGCTCAGTATCGGGGTGATTACTCCGGTCGACGGCAGCTACCGGATGATTGAGGATTATGCCGATGGCGGTTACCGTATGTTCATGCTGCGCGACGGCCGGTTTGTCGGCTGTCTGCTGCTGGGCAAGATGAAACTGCTTAAACCGGTTCGTAAAGCGATTCAGGCGCGGCTGGATCTGAAGGCCATGCTCACCTCTGAAACCACAGCTCAGGATATTGCGGACTTTCTTACCGCCTTCTAA